One Roseomonas gilardii subsp. gilardii genomic region harbors:
- a CDS encoding S41 family peptidase, whose product MRRKFRTATGVAVAFVAGAVAGPVVTSTVVPALAQDSGRADTYRLLNLFGDVFERVRADYVDPVNDRDAIENAINGMLQGLDPHSSYMNAKNFRDMQVQTRGEFGGLGIEVTQEGGYVKVISPIDDTPAQRAGIKPGDLITNLNGTSVQGMSLQDAVEQMRGERGSSIRLTIRREGVTTPIDLSLTREVIRPQVVRARLEGNDIAYIRLTSFNEQTDPGLRKTFQQLKSQAPNGLKGLILDLRNNPGGLLDQAIQVSDDLLDQGEIVSTRGRRPEDAQRWNARAGDITNGLPVVVLINGGSASASEIVAGALQDHRRAVVLGVKSFGKGSVQTVMPLPGNGAIRLTTARYYTPSGRSIQATGIEPDVEVLGQRVDAAQRDREADLRHALKHPETSSATPVVPLPPLNLPQGLLDRIQHTPPEGAPAFDPTKPETDFQLQQALVLVRGMAATPQQAPAQRRASR is encoded by the coding sequence ATGCGGCGCAAGTTCCGGACAGCAACGGGTGTGGCGGTGGCCTTTGTCGCGGGGGCCGTCGCGGGACCCGTGGTGACTTCGACGGTGGTGCCGGCGCTGGCCCAGGATTCCGGCCGGGCCGACACCTACCGGCTTCTCAACCTCTTCGGCGATGTCTTCGAGCGCGTGCGCGCCGACTATGTCGATCCGGTCAACGACCGGGATGCGATCGAGAACGCCATCAACGGCATGCTCCAGGGCCTCGACCCGCACAGCTCCTACATGAACGCGAAGAACTTCCGCGACATGCAGGTGCAGACGCGCGGCGAGTTCGGCGGCCTCGGCATCGAGGTCACGCAGGAAGGCGGCTACGTCAAGGTCATCTCGCCCATCGACGACACGCCCGCCCAGCGCGCCGGCATCAAGCCCGGTGACCTGATCACCAACCTCAACGGCACCTCCGTCCAGGGCATGAGCCTGCAGGACGCGGTGGAGCAGATGCGCGGCGAGCGTGGCTCCTCCATCCGCCTGACCATCCGGCGGGAGGGCGTGACCACGCCCATCGACCTCAGCCTGACGCGCGAGGTGATCCGCCCGCAGGTGGTCCGCGCCCGGCTGGAAGGCAACGACATCGCCTATATCCGCCTCACCTCCTTCAACGAGCAGACCGATCCCGGCCTGCGCAAGACCTTCCAGCAGCTCAAGTCCCAGGCGCCGAACGGGCTCAAGGGCCTGATCCTCGACCTGCGCAACAACCCGGGTGGGCTGCTCGATCAGGCGATCCAGGTCAGCGACGACCTGCTCGACCAGGGGGAGATCGTTTCCACCCGCGGCCGCCGGCCCGAGGACGCACAGCGCTGGAACGCCCGCGCCGGGGACATCACCAACGGCCTGCCGGTGGTGGTGCTGATCAATGGCGGCTCCGCCTCGGCCAGCGAGATCGTGGCCGGCGCGTTGCAGGACCACCGCCGCGCGGTGGTGCTGGGCGTGAAGTCCTTCGGCAAGGGCTCGGTGCAGACGGTCATGCCGCTGCCCGGCAACGGCGCCATCCGCCTGACCACGGCGCGCTACTACACCCCCTCCGGCCGCTCCATCCAGGCCACCGGGATCGAGCCGGATGTGGAGGTGCTCGGCCAGCGCGTGGACGCCGCCCAGCGCGACCGCGAGGCCGATCTTCGCCACGCCCTCAAGCACCCCGAGACGTCCTCCGCCACCCCGGTGGTGCCGCTGCCGCCGCTGAACCTGCCGCAAGGCTTGCTCGACCGCATCCAGCACACGCCGCCCGAAGGCGCCCCTGCCTTCGACCCGACCAAGCCGGAGACGGACTTCCAGTTGCAGCAGGCCCTGGTGCTGGTGCGTGGCATGGCCGCGACGCCGCAGCAGGCCCCGGCGCAGCGCCGCGCCAGCCGCTGA
- a CDS encoding divergent polysaccharide deacetylase family protein — translation MREAMAGGPEASEWTDGWAWLRRFWGFVLTATLLGLGTLAYLGPPPPREAAAQPPAVVTPAALPDAAAPVVPATAEAQAATLTDLQDPAPPQNQGQPGPIPPPDPQLLEATHLGALPRVAPDGRTSIRTYGRAFARGEKRPRIAIVVGGLGLHAGLSDEAIRRLPPTTGLAFSPYAQNIQPLLNRARARGMEMLVALPMEPAGYPSNDPGPRALLTTLPAAENAERLRWVLTRMQGYVGAVGALGGMRGERFAQAPELLAGVQDVLRDRGLLYLDPRPEATNSNRAWGRTADVVIDEPATREGVERRLQELERVAKEWGSALGVAGDASPVLLDRITSWATGLEQRGIVLAPVTAILRRPEIPQKETATR, via the coding sequence ATGCGCGAGGCGATGGCTGGCGGCCCGGAAGCCAGCGAATGGACCGATGGCTGGGCCTGGCTGAGGCGCTTCTGGGGCTTCGTCCTGACCGCCACCCTGCTGGGCCTCGGCACGCTCGCCTATCTCGGCCCGCCGCCGCCCCGGGAAGCCGCCGCGCAGCCCCCTGCCGTCGTCACCCCCGCCGCTCTCCCTGACGCCGCCGCGCCGGTTGTCCCCGCCACGGCCGAGGCCCAGGCCGCCACCCTGACCGACCTCCAAGACCCCGCCCCCCCGCAGAACCAGGGGCAGCCAGGTCCGATCCCGCCACCGGACCCGCAATTGCTGGAGGCGACGCATCTCGGCGCCCTGCCCCGCGTGGCGCCGGATGGCCGGACCTCGATCCGGACCTATGGCCGCGCCTTCGCCCGTGGCGAGAAGCGGCCGCGCATCGCCATCGTGGTCGGCGGGCTGGGCCTCCATGCGGGGCTGAGCGACGAGGCCATCCGCCGCCTGCCGCCCACGACCGGCCTCGCCTTCAGCCCCTATGCCCAGAATATCCAGCCCCTGCTGAACCGCGCCCGCGCCCGGGGGATGGAGATGCTGGTGGCCCTGCCCATGGAGCCCGCCGGCTATCCGTCCAACGACCCGGGGCCCCGCGCCCTCCTCACCACGCTTCCGGCCGCCGAGAATGCGGAGCGGCTGCGCTGGGTGCTGACCCGGATGCAGGGCTATGTCGGCGCGGTCGGCGCCCTGGGCGGCATGCGCGGCGAACGTTTCGCCCAGGCGCCGGAACTGCTGGCCGGAGTGCAGGACGTGCTGCGCGACCGCGGCCTGCTCTATCTCGACCCGCGGCCCGAGGCGACCAACAGCAACCGCGCCTGGGGCCGCACCGCCGATGTGGTGATCGACGAGCCCGCGACGCGGGAGGGCGTGGAGCGCCGCTTGCAGGAACTCGAGCGTGTTGCCAAGGAATGGGGCTCGGCCCTCGGCGTGGCCGGCGATGCCTCGCCGGTGCTGCTGGACCGTATCACCAGTTGGGCGACAGGGTTGGAACAGCGGGGGATCGTGCTGGCCCCCGTCACCGCCATCCTCCGCCGCCCTGAGATCCCGCAGAAGGAAACTGCCACGCGATGA
- a CDS encoding murein hydrolase activator EnvC family protein: MPAPPDPLPPGENRRRVGPGAIPPPCPSLWKARLQAAARATALALLMAPASATILAAAPRKPAERPPGREDLHRAEQEAAQAKDLAEAAARASREAREYEERLSAERAELGRRAVAAEEALDEAQSQLDAAQADLAAAEAALREQSARLAPLLPAMRRMSAWPAETLLALPVPPEEALRGALVLRGLGRRLSEEATAYRIAREQTGQALARAAARRENLAQARDRARAASQAVEASLSEARTARGQADHAEERAAQRAASLAARAGNLRGAIARLEREAAARAEREAKEKAAREEATRQAAQAAATAREDARRAARRNREDEEQVAALPSAPAIPRGRGRALPVAGRVISQFGAGGTTGQTWSTPPGARVVSPCSGQVAFADTFRSYGLLLIMDCGDGYHVVLSGLDRLDAGVGQKVSAGEAVGQMGRPSSGRPSLYVELRRRGQAVDPRPWLAGNGRTG; the protein is encoded by the coding sequence TTGCCGGCGCCGCCTGATCCCCTGCCGCCTGGTGAAAACCGGCGGCGGGTCGGCCCGGGCGCCATCCCGCCCCCTTGCCCGTCCCTCTGGAAGGCCCGGCTGCAAGCCGCCGCACGGGCCACCGCCCTGGCGCTGCTGATGGCCCCCGCCTCCGCCACCATCCTCGCCGCCGCGCCCCGGAAGCCGGCCGAGCGCCCGCCCGGCCGCGAGGACCTGCACCGGGCGGAGCAGGAGGCGGCACAGGCGAAGGACCTCGCCGAGGCCGCCGCCCGCGCCTCCCGCGAGGCCCGGGAATACGAGGAACGCCTGTCCGCCGAGCGCGCCGAGCTGGGCCGCCGTGCCGTCGCGGCCGAGGAGGCGCTGGACGAGGCGCAGAGCCAGCTCGACGCCGCTCAGGCCGACCTCGCCGCCGCCGAGGCCGCGCTGCGGGAACAGTCGGCCCGGTTGGCCCCCCTCCTGCCCGCGATGCGGCGCATGTCCGCCTGGCCGGCCGAGACGCTGCTCGCTCTGCCCGTGCCTCCGGAGGAGGCGCTGCGCGGCGCCCTGGTGCTGCGTGGCCTGGGGCGGCGCCTGTCCGAGGAAGCAACCGCCTACCGCATCGCCCGCGAGCAGACCGGACAGGCCCTGGCCCGCGCCGCCGCCCGGCGCGAGAACCTCGCCCAGGCCCGCGACCGCGCCCGCGCCGCCAGCCAGGCGGTGGAGGCCAGCCTGTCCGAGGCCCGCACCGCGCGCGGGCAGGCCGATCACGCCGAGGAGCGGGCGGCGCAGCGGGCCGCCAGCCTCGCCGCCCGGGCCGGCAACTTGCGCGGCGCCATCGCCCGGCTGGAGCGCGAGGCCGCCGCCCGTGCCGAGCGGGAGGCGAAGGAGAAGGCCGCCCGCGAGGAAGCCACCCGGCAGGCCGCCCAGGCAGCGGCCACGGCCCGGGAGGATGCCCGCCGCGCCGCCCGCCGCAACCGGGAGGACGAGGAGCAGGTCGCCGCCCTGCCCTCCGCCCCCGCCATCCCCCGTGGCCGGGGCCGCGCCCTGCCCGTGGCCGGCCGCGTCATCTCCCAGTTCGGCGCCGGCGGCACCACCGGCCAGACCTGGTCCACGCCCCCCGGCGCCCGCGTCGTCAGCCCCTGCTCCGGGCAGGTGGCCTTCGCTGATACATTTCGTTCCTATGGCCTGCTGTTGATCATGGATTGCGGTGACGGGTACCATGTGGTCCTGTCTGGTCTCGATCGCCTGGACGCCGGGGTGGGGCAGAAGGTCTCGGCGGGCGAGGCGGTCGGCCAGATGGGGCGTCCCTCTTCCGGGCGCCCCAGCCTCTACGTCGAACTCCGGCGCAGGGGACAGGCGGTGGACCCGCGTCCCTGGCTGGCCGGCAATGGCCGCACGGGATAG
- a CDS encoding RNA pyrophosphohydrolase: protein MSDLPYRPNVGAVLFNADGLVLVARRADQPHGEAGAGAWQLPQGGLDEGEEPRQAVLRELAEEIGTDKAEILAEHDEWLRYDLPEHLIGRIWGGRWRGQKQRWFALRFTGQDSDIRLDADAHQEFDAWRWAALEELPGLAVPFKRPIYEALARAFARFAVPMAE from the coding sequence ATGAGCGACCTGCCCTACCGCCCCAATGTCGGTGCCGTGCTCTTCAACGCGGACGGGCTGGTGCTGGTGGCGCGCCGGGCGGACCAGCCGCATGGGGAGGCCGGCGCGGGCGCCTGGCAACTGCCCCAGGGCGGGCTGGACGAGGGCGAGGAGCCGCGCCAGGCCGTGCTGCGCGAACTGGCCGAGGAGATCGGCACCGACAAGGCCGAGATCCTGGCCGAACATGATGAATGGCTGCGCTACGACCTGCCGGAGCATCTGATCGGCAGGATCTGGGGCGGCCGCTGGCGTGGGCAGAAACAGCGCTGGTTCGCCCTGCGCTTCACGGGCCAGGATTCCGACATCCGCCTGGATGCCGACGCCCATCAGGAATTCGACGCCTGGCGCTGGGCCGCGCTGGAGGAACTCCCCGGCCTCGCCGTCCCCTTCAAGCGCCCGATCTACGAGGCCCTGGCCCGCGCCTTCGCCCGCTTCGCCGTTCCCATGGCGGAGTGA
- the atpC gene encoding ATP synthase F1 subunit epsilon, translating into MADTFNLELVSPEKLLLSRPVEMVTIPAWEGEMGILPKHAPMIVALRGGLIKVREGGRDTESLFVAGGFAEITPDRVTVLADEATPVAELSRAEAESRLAQAETELNAAAAESEAVRDKAYGRVLAARAMRDAATAA; encoded by the coding sequence ATGGCCGACACCTTCAACCTCGAGCTGGTGAGCCCGGAGAAGCTTTTGCTCTCCCGCCCGGTGGAGATGGTCACCATCCCCGCCTGGGAGGGCGAGATGGGCATCCTGCCGAAGCACGCTCCGATGATCGTCGCCCTGCGGGGCGGCCTCATCAAGGTGCGCGAAGGCGGGCGGGACACGGAAAGCCTCTTCGTGGCCGGCGGCTTCGCCGAGATCACGCCGGACCGCGTGACGGTGCTGGCCGACGAGGCCACGCCAGTGGCCGAACTGTCGCGTGCCGAGGCCGAGAGCCGCCTGGCGCAGGCCGAGACGGAGCTGAATGCCGCCGCAGCGGAGAGCGAGGCGGTGCGCGACAAGGCCTATGGCCGTGTGCTCGCCGCACGCGCCATGCGGGATGCTGCGACCGCGGCCTGA
- a CDS encoding endo-1,4-beta-xylanase, with translation MDLLHRRRLIAAALAGAGVAAMPAGTPRAQPAGPGLGEIARSRGYGYGAAAQSAMLRDNPDYARAYRTECALLVPEYEGKWGTVQPQEGKFDFGPLDGMGAWARREGKVMRGHALIWHHAMPDWLGKALGEGPQRARAVMEAHFTAVLEHTREGIRDWDVVNEVIADPPGSDTPQGAGDLRDTPWLRALGPSYIELALRLARERDPTLRITLNEYGVEEEAPHCLEKRRRLLALVRQLRRAGAPLDAVGMQAHLQMDRPFSGPSFTAFCKELAGEGLQLLITELDVRESWKVPDGYPARDALVAARVKEFAEAALAGGVKTILTWGLIDRYSWLVSDPGVARKDGLKHRGLPLDWEGSRKPFWNALAEAFQER, from the coding sequence GTGGATCTTCTGCACCGGCGCCGGCTGATCGCCGCGGCGCTGGCCGGGGCAGGCGTGGCGGCGATGCCGGCCGGCACGCCACGGGCTCAGCCGGCCGGTCCCGGGCTGGGCGAGATCGCCCGGTCGCGGGGCTATGGCTACGGGGCGGCCGCGCAGTCGGCGATGCTTCGCGACAACCCGGACTATGCCCGCGCCTATCGCACCGAATGCGCCCTGCTCGTACCGGAATACGAGGGCAAATGGGGCACGGTGCAGCCGCAGGAGGGGAAGTTCGACTTTGGACCGCTGGACGGCATGGGCGCCTGGGCGCGGCGGGAAGGCAAGGTGATGCGCGGCCATGCGCTGATCTGGCATCACGCCATGCCCGACTGGCTGGGAAAGGCGCTGGGCGAGGGGCCGCAGCGCGCGCGTGCCGTGATGGAGGCACATTTCACCGCCGTGCTGGAGCATACGCGCGAGGGCATCCGGGACTGGGACGTGGTGAACGAGGTGATCGCCGATCCCCCGGGCAGCGATACGCCGCAGGGCGCCGGGGATCTGCGCGACACGCCCTGGCTGCGGGCGCTGGGGCCGTCCTATATCGAGCTGGCACTGCGGCTGGCGCGGGAGCGCGACCCGACGCTGCGGATCACCCTGAACGAGTACGGGGTGGAGGAGGAGGCGCCGCATTGCCTGGAGAAGAGGCGGCGGCTGCTGGCCCTGGTGCGGCAGTTGCGCCGCGCCGGCGCGCCGCTGGATGCCGTGGGGATGCAGGCGCATCTCCAGATGGACCGGCCCTTCAGCGGGCCCTCCTTCACGGCGTTCTGCAAGGAACTGGCTGGGGAGGGGCTGCAGCTCCTGATCACCGAGCTGGACGTGCGGGAATCCTGGAAGGTGCCCGATGGCTACCCCGCGCGGGATGCGCTGGTCGCGGCACGGGTGAAGGAGTTCGCCGAGGCGGCCCTGGCCGGGGGCGTGAAGACCATCCTGACCTGGGGGTTGATCGACCGCTATTCCTGGCTGGTCTCCGACCCTGGCGTGGCGCGCAAGGACGGGCTGAAGCATCGCGGCCTGCCGCTGGACTGGGAGGGAAGTCGCAAGCCCTTCTGGAACGCTCTGGCGGAGGCGTTCCAGGAGCGGTGA